CAGCCTGGGAGAGAAACTGGTTGTAGAGCACTCCTGAAAGGGACAAGGAGATAAAAAGTTACAGCTTTATTAACTATAAACTACAAAGAGCATGTGAaggctaaaatattttttgccaagctgaaatgcaaacaaaagaaacattaaTTGAGGACAGAACACTGGGTAATAGTAATCACAGAATATCACGGCAGTTCAGATATCATGTAAACGTGGTATGTGCTGTATGTCAGCATCATCATGATTGTTTTCTATTGCTGCTTTgtgactcaactcaactttgttTCTACTTGCCTCGGATCGGGGCGGTTGGTTTTCCGCCTTAAAAATAGCAGCtcaaaaaagatatatatatttggtcaaaatcagacaaattacaacaatggaggagaacGTGAGTAGCCTGTATTTATTTCTCAGGATGTGAAGGAGATTAATTTGAGAGGAAAGTGGTACCATAATTTTTGCGAAGGCCTGTTGCATGAGTTTGTTTCTTTCAATAATTTTGTTGAACGACAAGTCAAAAGCAAGGTCTGATTTtccattggttaattttcattgaatttgtattttttttaattacttttgacagattcaagttatttctgtgaccactgcgGGTTTTCATTACTTAACTGAAGAGTCccaacaattttatccacgTGTATCTCATAGTACATTCTTTTCccagtgaaaatacatttattgtgaTTGGAGCCACGGCGAGCTGAGTAGGGACCAGATGTGTGTAgtaatgcgctacatttactcaagtaacattttggatagattgtacttgtcagagtagtctGAATACATCATACTTTTTACTCGAGCATTTAAGAAGAATcgctacttttactccgttacaataatcgACATGCCACTCGCTACTTTTTATCCATTATTGCATGCGCGATTTTTAGAATTCATCTTCAACTTCTGCATAGGACGCTGTTGCACCAATCCAAGGTGAACatagtgtcatttgacttcaattcaccaatcagacggcacaaggcattcacatgaccgcacacttCATGGCCCAATCAAAACGACTCATTTTGtgtgaggggcgggggggggggacagccAAGTGTTTACAGATTCCGAAATAAAAATCGCTTTTAGTCCCGTGTCTGCCCAAACATggaatatttcagcccacttctcacttgagaaaacactttttggtaagttgcagatgtttctattaccatcaactctctctctctctctctctctctctcgcacagaCACAAACAATATGTCtttattcagtcatttaagtgaataaagcaaataatgtttctgtatgGCTCAATGGATGTGCTGTCGGTTTCTgggcacttaaaaattgaaatggtgggaggtgtgtgtggactcccatatatgattaattcttattttatttgatgttcaggctctcattttaaaaaaatctcagaaGTTACCATTAATCATCAACTTCAAACAGACAGACATTTAAACTGACACCACACTTTGAGGCTAGTGCTAATAAAGAACATATAGGTTTAGCAGTTGAACTGAATAAAAGTCTCTGAACAATTTTTGAAGGTTTCAGTAAAATCTAAGCCCTTGTCTACTTTGTAGCTGGCATTGACATCACTGACTGCAAGACCATAAATTCCCCTGATgcatgtgcgcacacacacaggcacgcatgCCGAGATTACTAAATCCGCTCACCCTCCGTGAATTGCAGTCTATCTCTTTCCAGCTCCCAAAGTCGTATCTGATCTGTTATACTTGGAGGAAGCACTGGTGTCTGAAGCACAGAGATGTCAGGTGAAGACACTCTAGGCAGTTGATACAtggagagctttttttttttttactttataacGACCAAATCACTACCTGTTTCAGCATGATAGGGTGTGCTCTGGTTCTCAGAAAGTGGATGATCTGCAAAATTAAAGTCAGTTTGTACTACAAATGCTGTGACAAAAACATTGATATGGAGAAATCTGATGCACATGAAATATTTCTTCAATTTTGATGCTCTTATACATGTCAAAGTCCTAAAACTGACACTATTAGGTGTACAGAGATGTAATATTTTGTTCTGATTTCAACTGCCTTTGTACAATTATGTATGTGTACCAAATGTAGCCAGTGAGTGTATGGTGGCCATTACTTTTGGGACGATGGAGGCATAGTAGACTTGCACTCGATTGTAGGAAATCAGTAATCATATGGACAAACTTTTATATACATCACAGTGCTTCAACTAAAATTCAAGTATGCCTATATATCCAGTAAAAATTTTACTTAGCagaggaaaataaattacaagattCTCTCATTAGCGGCAAGGTTAATCTAACGATATAAACGACAGAGGATTATATCATATGATAGACGTTTTATATTGTAACTTACagcctcaattccaatgaagttgggacgttgtgttaaacataaatacaatgatttgcaaatcatgttcgacctatatttaattgaatacactacaatgatatttaatgttcaaactgatcaacttttttttagcaaataatcattaacttagaattttatggctggaacacgttccaaaaaagctgggacaggtggcaaaaaagactgagaaagttgagaactgctcatcaaacacctgtttggaacatcccacaggtgaacaggcctcGAGGcaataaaatttgttttaataaaagcatatttgcgccaCCCGGAACCAATTTACGATACCTGGACCCGTCACAGACTTTTGTTACGAACGGACGCACTGTTGGACCAGTGAAAAACATTGTGGTGATTACTTGAGTACTCGACAAAATATTGATAGGATAACAGATTCTATAAAGATTGGATAGTGCCAGCCCgaaaaaggagcatccctgaaaggctcagttgttcacaaccAAAGATGGGGGGGCGAGGTTCACAACCTCTCAACGTACAATGACAAGGAATTTAGGgctttcatcatctatggtccattaTATCGTCAAAAGATTCATAGAATCCAGAGAATTCTCTTCACGTAAGCGGTGCggtcaaaaaccaacattgaaagcccatgaccttcgatccctcgggtggcactgcattaaaaacaggAATCATTGTGTTAACGATATTgcatgtgggctcaggaacacttcagaaaacagtTGTCAGTTGATacagttcgtcgctacatctacaaatgcaagttaaaactctgccatgcaaagcgaaacccatatattaacaacacccagaaacgccaccagctTCTCCGGGCACGAGATCATCTGAgctggactgacgcaaagtggaaaagtgcgctgtggtctgacaagtccacatttcacattgtttttgtcatcgttgtgtccctgggcaagacacttaacccacatggCCTACGAATAAATTTGGTTGGATGTTTGATGGTGTTCAGAGGAGCCATAGGCCCAGAATGGCAGCtacgcttccgtcagactgtcccgggcagctgtggctacacaagtagcttcccaccaccaggtgtgactgtggagggAATAAATAATACGTGaaattgtaaagtgtctttgagtgcctagaaaagtGTAATGCTTTattatgattgttattattatgcaGATTGTTATCAGCACAAAGTACAAAAGCCAGCATATGTAATGGTATGGAGGTGTGTTAGTgtccatggcatgggtaacttgcacatatgtgaaggtaccattaatgctgaaacgtACATACAGGTTGTGGAGCAACAtcgtgccatccaagcaacttcttttttcatggacacccgtgctgatttcagcaagacaatgccaagccaaaTTCTGCGTGTGTTTCAACAGCGTGTCttagtagtaaaagagtgcaagtactaaagtggcctgccagcagtccagatctgtctcccactgaaaatgtgtggtggattatgaagcacaaaataagaaaccccagactgttgagcaactgaagttgtacatcaagcaagaataggaaagaattccacctacaaagcttcaacaattagtgtctccagttcccaaacgcttattgtcttgttaaaatgaaaagtcatttaaaatagTGGTAAACGTGGccctaaaaaaacaatgtctgaCAGTTAatcagttcgaacattaaatagcttgtctttgtattcaacTAAGTATACTGTAGGTTGGAaaggatttgtaaatcattgtattctaacAGTCACTAGTGTTGCAGTGTGGCGGTATACTGTCTAGCGTTATATCGCACAGCTCTAACTTGCACCATTAGAAATTGGTGAATCTTTTCCAAATTTTTACAAATGGCAGTTTTGTCAGAGATAAAATAAACTCACAAGGCCGACAACTGCACCAGCGTAGCTACAACTAGGCAAGAACAGCAACCCTGAATGCTGGTTTGCCCTCCAAGGGAACAGTAGCTATTGGAGCTTGCTGGCTATAGTCAAACATTTATACGGATGAAATCGCACagttaaaagaaaaatcacaatcACCACAAATCTAATTAATGGCAGTGGACAGCGAGCACTACGGGCCAAAACACTGGTGAAAAACGactaaagaaaacaataaacatGAGGTTAAAAgctggaaaacaaacatttaaaatcataatataagaaaaaaaatatttgtatcttTTTCAGTGCCGATACTTGTTTCAGCGTCagtaccttttctttttttagaatgtcaaaatgtattttgaatgcTAAACTTTAATGGCAGTGTTCTGGCTCCATCCATAGTCCCTTTTTTTATGTACAAGAAGAACAGTTTTGGTTGATATCAgtatgtacaattttttttttcttttccaatgaCTAAAGTAATACGTATCTTCAATATACTACCTGTtggcatgcattttttttaaaaatttggatTAGCAACAGTGAATGTTTCCTCGAAGGAGGAGCTAGCCAGTCTGTTGTTTGGTCAACAGATAATTGTCATTTCAGTGCAACAACAGGAACAgcacaacaaattaaaatgcCTTTTAGTAAAAGAAACTTTTATTGTAACAACCGTGCCACCAAAAGAACGTGACGAATGTCCTCAATTGTTGTGCTTCCTGCAATGGCTGTTTCGATCGATACAGTCAGCAATGGAAACGCAAACCACATTAGGGTTTAATGATTCTAAAAATGACAGTGGCAAGTTTGAACAAAACCGCTTTGGTGAGAAGGTGTCTATCTATATCATATCACTCTCACCAATGTCCCCTCTGTTTAAGTAGTGCTCGGGTATACCTGCTGCGCAGTGATGCCATTTGCGATAGCCTGCTGCACCGAGTCTCTTGTGACCTGAGCCACCACCACATTGGGAAACCGATACAACATTTCACTGAAGAGCGCTACCAGAGAAACCTGGAGCTCTGAGTCTGGGAGGGGCACACAGTAAATGCAAATATGCATTAATTTCAAGTgtagcaaaaaaagaaacaagaaacaagaaaacaaaggaAGATAACAAGtgaatacattacaatacattGTTGTTGTAATTTACACAGAGCGAAGCAGGCTATTAACTCAAGAATATCTATGAATGCTATGCAAAACATTGCCTTGCCAGTATTCCCTAATCATTCTGTCAACAGATGGTACTGTAAACCAGGGCAAAATGAGTTTCCAGGCATACTTGTGTAGGCGTAGATGCGATAATTTGTTTCAACCACAATGAAGCCAGCATCTCCAGTACCAGGAGTGGAGCCCAAGTTAGAAGAGGAGGAAAGGGAAGAAGAGCTGCTTGTGACTCCCGCAGCCAGACTAATGGCCAATCTGGTGGGATAGTACCGCCTTGACTTTCTCTAGAAATGAGAGGAAATATCAACACAGTTTTCAGGCAGTTTCGAATACAAGATTTCCAAATATACCGGTACATGTATTAATAGTCACACAAAACCTACACAActcataatgtaaaaaaaaaataataataataataataataataatttaaaaactaagCAGTGAGAAAATAGTGTCAGGGCTCGACAGTTTCTTCGTGTATGTGGTTCCTGCCACACTAATTAATCCTGCCCAACAACCTGACAGTGTGTCACTGCATATTTACCAAAGTAATCCTGAGTAAGTATGCGAAACTCATCATGCGTCACAATAAAGTTGGTCATTTTGCAGAAATGTTTGTACAAGCATTGCACACAACCCTTCACATCAGTGTTAGCACTAACACAACCTGAGGTGATTGCACTtctaatacatacagtatatacactaaTTTCATTCGGTACCGCTGCACTGTTTAATTCCATCCAATAATAAGGTGCAACAAAGTTTTGATTGAAACTGTCAAGAGTTGTTTACCAATTGTTAAATCAACCCTTAATAACTCATTGTCATTGGCAGTTGTGTTGCACAGCAATCAATCAAAATCCCCCTTTCATTGTAGCTCCATAAGGTTGTAAAAGTATTAGAAACAGCGCTCGAACACGATTgcaaattacaattacataaacataaaaacacgtacagtatatgtaagaaagcaaaaatcaatcaaatcagGGAAAACAGCTGACCATACAATTGGAACCTTGTagatttttggtttttttacaaCTTCATGGTACATAattatacatgtacagtatcattAAAAATGGATGCCGGACTGGATACACTGTGGTCATCCAAAACAATTAACTTGTAGTTATTTTTGTCAAGGCTGAATTTTTAATACAGTTGTGCCAAATTTAGAGGACAGTGTACATTCATTAGTATATACGAATTATGAGCTGAAATTGGGTTCAATATGAACCAGCAGACTTAAGGGTCACACAGGTAGTATATTCAGTGGGATTGTGTTAATAGAAAAGACAATAGCTGAGTAAATAGGGTAAATTCAAAGGAGTTCAACCTATTATTTGTTGCTTAAAGATACAATATGTTGATTATTTAAATCACTCCAATTCTGGTGAACAAATTGCTCAGCCAACATCCTTACATTGCTATACTTCttccataataataattatgagtTAGGAGTTTACATTCCAGAGGTGATGCAGCCAGACTTGATGGAAGCCGGTGCTGTTTTACTGCAGCAATAAATTGGCTTACCCGTGAGGGTCATTATGTCACTTCTCATATAAGGAACATTTCTGGAAGGGAGTGTAACACAACCTCTCCTCTCCCTCTCAGTGCCTACCTTCCTCTGGAAGACCAGTCCAAACTCCCGAAGGTGCTGCAGAAATGTGAGTAATGACTCACTCATGCCCTCCACTGAGTAATCCTGAGGCCAACAAAAACACATCCTCAATaagaacaaaaaagtcaaaccgAGCAAGAAACTGACAACATACATTTTAGCACGCACAGGCACCAAGCTCACACGTGCGCAAGCACACAAAGGTTCATTACTATCCACTCACTCTGCCCAATGTTGAGAAACTGAGCTGGAACAAGAATGACAATATTTCCACCAGGCCCATCCCTCTTGACTACAAGAGAAAACAAGACAGACATCATCCATTTTAAATCATGAATAGccacatctatctatctagcacaTTTAACTATCTACATCATCTCTATGACAAGccctttttaacatttaaagctataatcagcgctttttgcttttgttgattTGGGGCAATTTTTTGTGTATGACTTATTTCATGCTACAGAaacgcaaaataatattttcagtgaGCGTTTTAGAACTACGCTCTGGCCATTGCTCGGCAAAATGCCTAATTTTCGTGCCGTTATTTCCTTCTACGTCATTTTCAGTGCGCCACCAACTGGGCCAGCGCGGGAATTCgcgaaatataaaaaaataaactattgaaGAATACAACACTATGTTCGAAGAGCGGACATGCTTAATCAAGAGTTTGTCATCTCCTGTAGTATTGGCTTGGGTGaaactataatttttttttttaacaaaaagttGTGGATTCCAGCTTTAACAGCTAGACTTGATATGCATTGCTAATATCTGTAATTCAGTTTTgatcaaaaagaacatttcaaatATCCGCAACTACATTCTTCCCATCTAGTTCACAAttatttcatatactgtatcttccaccataatttgctcataaattctttaaaaatcagacaatgtgatttttgatatctcataggtgaggtagtTTTTAAATCACGTAATGAGTAATGTAAGTTATTTTTAAGATCaggtaatcagtaaagtaactaagttactttttcgaggtaactgtggcaacactgtctACAATTCATTTGCAGATATCTGCAAATATATCTCAAACTGCCGTTCCAGATATCTACAAATTGATTCTGACCAGTCATAACTGCAGTTCAAGAtatctttatatatattatgtttgatatattatatattcacCTTAATTCAAGATATTTACATGTCAATTCTTTTAACTCGgcgaaatgtctttgtagttaTCTGTAACTGATCTAcaaggggcagtcaaaaagtaacaagcccAATTTTCATCTACCTTTATTGCAATAGAAAGGCAATGTACGCATAGAAATAAAGCCCCAAAAGTGGGGATTCCCTTGCTACTTTTCAATATAATGTCCCTTTTTTTCAACACCTCCTGTCCATCAATGAACAAGCGCATGTATGCAAGCCTTGTATTTCATAGCCAACAGAAATGATGAGTTCACAAGCTCCTTTTCTTGCCACAGAGGTCAATCAACGCAGGCTCTTGTTCTTCGACTTTGATCCTGGATACCCACTTTTTAACTGTGCTGTAGCCAATTGTagcttccccatacacattttgcaaccttttgaaaatgtttagtggtggttcccatccaaagcaagaaattctaCCACACAGCTCTCTGTTTCTCTGATGGCCATCCAACCATGAgttcatttccaaaatggaaagaaaaccctttttttttttttttttataactaaacaagtatttaaactacaactcgtgaaaatttataaaaaaaattatgaaaaaaataatccattaTTATTAGGTTATTATTGGGTTTATTACTGTTCCACTGGCCCACGTATATTAAGAGGGCTCCATGTTCCTGATATGATGCGATACCGGAATATTTACAGTGGAACGTCTACAGTTCAATGGCTCTGAGGTTATAACGATTTCAGGGAAAACATGTctctgacgtttttttttttttttttcccaatgacaTTTATTCCAAACAAGGACTGCTCTCAATAAAGggtgtggaggaggaggagaatatACACCAGAAGTATGATGATGTATGTACCTATAGTCCTGCTTCACCATGCACTGCATCTATGATAAGTGTTTTAgctatttaactttttaaatgagTTCAATTGACCTTCTTCTTACACTAGTGTGATgaatcaaaatgttaaaaactcAATGGCTTTCAGATTACACCTTTGCCATTTGTTCACAGTATGACTTGTTTGACAgagaagaatgttaaaatgttaccaaATACAATGTCCgtgtcaattatttttgtaattgttttgaaACTTGAACACATTGAAAAGAATGTATTGTATTCATCCTTTGCAGTTTCCCTCTATCTTAATTATCCAGATAGAACTATCATCCACATTGTTTTTCGAGAAGTAGTGAAGAGGTGCTGATTCTGAATGATTCTTGTGCTTCATAATATTTGGCTAGTCGCCAAAAATGTGGGTAATCAAACGTCGTCGTCGTTTTCAAATCATGTCTTGGATTGGCGGGGTATGCACACGCTTCAAGCACATGATGGCTATTTAAAAGTGATAGAATCAACTCCCCATAGGTCGCTAAAAAGCTTCAAATATACCATTCCCAAACAAGAAACTATTCAGTGCCAGCATTGGACATGGTTGTTAGGCAACTAACAGCCAAGCTGGCTAGTGAAAGAACAGCCTGTGACACTTTCTGTACTTCTTGGGCTTCATGCATGTAAATTTACTCTGATGATAATGACTGCCTTGCATGGCATTGTGCAAGGTTTAACTTGAAATTCAAAGCTTGGGGCATTGTTCCTCGACATTCATTTCCCACCTTTGCTAAAAGTGGAGCGTAACTGAGTGATTATATTTAAATGAGTTGTCAGCAATGGTCAATTGTGTCCGATTGAGTCTGCCAACAATTTAAAGTCTCAAATTTAAGCCTCTCTCTTTTTGGACTTGCCTGGGAAATGACTGCTTATTCAGACTGAATTCTTTCCCCTGCTATTGTATGAGTGCCATCAGGAAGCCAGTCCTACAACTGGTCATTAGAACAACAGTCATTTATATCAGCCAGTTCTTGTAGGCCCTCATATTACTGCAGTGTCCTCTCCACCTGTGTGTCTGCTAATCAGAAAAATGACAGCCTTTCAAGACACAGTGGCAGATAGCTCATCTATATTCGTTAGTAGTAAAGGTCAACATGGACGTTATGTGGGTACCTGAGCAGTTTTGAGGTACTGCAGGGTGAAATACCACAATTGGGAGGCTGTGTCCAGCAGAAGGAACTGGAAGCCGGCAGAGGTGATGGAGGGGGCCTCGCCTGCCTCACTGTAAAATATTGAAGGCAACATTATCACAGTATTTACCGTTTTAAAACATAATGGATAAATGTATCtttatatttattcatgtgtttacattttattttgatttgtcaAAAAAGGTACTTGGCCCAGATAGTTTAATCTCTGCATGTCCAACAGTTGTACACGCATCAATAATTTAAGGCATTTTCTGAGCAAATTACCGTGGAAAATAAGCATTAGGTCACCGACAAAGAAACAAGATTTCTGggtctcacagacctgtaacttcttctttaagaggctcctctgtcttccactcgttacctgtattaatggcaccaaactttggccaagaccaaagagctgtcaagggacaccagaaacaaaattgtagacctgaaccaggctgggaagactaaATCTGAAAAAGGTAAGCAGCTTgatgtgaagaaatcaactgtgggagcaattattagaaaatggacaacatacaagaccactgataatctccctcgatctggggctccacgcaagatctcaccccgtggggtcaaaatgatcacaagaacagtgaacgaaaatcccagaaccacacctagtgaatgacctgcagagagctgggaccaaagtaacaaaggctaccatcagtaacacactacgccgccagggactcaaatcctgcagtgccagacgtgtccccctgcttaagccagtacatgtccaggcccgtctgaagtttgctagagagcatttggatgatccagaagaggattgggagaatgtcatatggtcggATGAAACCAAAAgataactttttggtaaaaactcaacttgtcgtgtttggaggaaaaagaatgccgagttgcatccaaagaacaccatacctactgtgaagcatgggggtggaaacatcattctttggggctgtttttctgaaacgggaccaggacgactgatccgtgtaatggaaagaatgaatggggccatgtatcgtgatattttgagtgaaaacctccttccatcagcatgggcattgaagatgaaacatggctgggtctttcagcatgacaatgaacCTAAACACACTGCCCGGGCAATGGGAGAATGACTTTGTAAGAAGCATTACAAGGTCcgggagtggcctagccagtctccagatttcaaccccatagaaaatctttggagggagttgaaagtctatgttgcccagcgacagccccaaaacatcactgctctagaggagatctgcatggaggaatggtgcaaaataccagcaactgtgtgtgaaaaccttgtgaagacttactgaaaacatttgacctctgtcattgccaacaaagggtatataacaaactACTGAGATGAACTTTAGTTATTCATCagatacttattttccaccataatttgctaagtTTTTTTCTcgcattttgtctctcattggtgaggtatacctgtgatgaaaatgacaggcctctctcatctttttaagtgggagaacttgcacaattggttgGCTGACTCGTTTTTTTTGGCCCACTGTATCATGAGATCGTCAGTTTTAAAAGCTAAGTAAATCTAAGGCCTTGAGAATGATGAGActaattaattgaataattttgaCAAACAGCATTAGGTTTTTACCAATTTTACAGATGTGCAACTGTCAAGAGAAAAGATTTACTCttccaattatatatatatgtatttcatAAACATTCACAGTTAATCcaaataccataatttctcgtgtataacacccccccccccccccccccccaaaaaatgtcaaaagtcaatagtccgcattatacataggtataggggaatatggggggggggaacttccacattttataaatgtatgcatcCATCTAGacatgaaaaagctgtacactttcattccaatttgcctctgccacctagaggttatgaaaaaggtgtagcctactctttcattccaatatgacaggggtacgccTGACTGCatgtgtacagttgtgctcataagtttacatatcctagcagaatttgtgaaatcgttttggctggatggatatttttttattttattttgttttaaatatgactgaacactACCATCATTAATGTATTTatggttatattttgtttaatgataatgcttttctgaaatccttgacagtttaatttgaatccatttaaaataaaatttaagtgtgttttgcctggcccttcatgttttcttgaaagacttgtacccatcttacaaattctgcctgggtaatcaaacatatgagcacaactgtgttttctcatttactaaataaaagtagtgctgtgaatttaaaaacaagagcaagtaaatagaaagtatttggtgttcaaataaagtgcttaacttcagaataattctttggggaaaaaaacaacaaaatacagataacacttcatgttttgatcatatgggtggaagcaaaatcatgcaatgTAATAATGCATTATACAGAGGTAgaaggattttccagaattttgaggtcaccTTTGGGGGTCCgaattatacatgggtgcgcattatacacaaaaaCCTACAAGGGAAGGCAGTCATTTCCTGgctgactgaaagaacaagctTTTTCAACATCAACAGCCCTCAACCGACCTTTTCATGAGGCCTGCTTGAGTCAGCAGTTGAGCCAGGTCCTGACTGACAGCAGCACTGGGAGAACCCACCATGAAGTGCAGGATAACCTCCCAGCGCTCCATGGCATAACGGTCCAGACTCTCTATGTCGCGAGCATGCCGGTCGGGTCCCAGGCTGCTGCCTTCGTCTGCCCAAGATCGACCCCTGTGCAATGACACACACTTTAGTTTCTGTCTGAGACTTAACTTTTCTACACATGTGGGCCAACTTGTTGGAACATTGCCATTAAAGAAAGAAACCCCCACAaaggtcaaacaaaaaaaaacttaaaactgaCAAAGGAAATAAATTGACTGAAATTAATCAAACCAGTGCACTTGTAAAATATAGTGTACTTGTCATAAGACCTTTTGAACTAATTGATTTaatatacagcagctgaaagtATTTAACACTTACTACTtcctaaatatacttccaaaggtgctattgacctgaaaatttcaccagatgttgggaacaacccaagtcaataatacatacaaagaaaatagaacaaatcTCAGAAactgtgtgtaaaaatgtgaaatgac
This window of the Phyllopteryx taeniolatus isolate TA_2022b chromosome 21, UOR_Ptae_1.2, whole genome shotgun sequence genome carries:
- the gtf2h4 gene encoding general transcription factor IIH subunit 4 isoform X4; its protein translation is MKLRVQLQCKNLHEYLRELSPEILDRLYNHPATCLAVYRELPSLAKNYVMRMLFLDQPLPQAAVALWVNKESKKDHDECVSVLAGLRLWHSQQLQGGLQGYILNPVFKDNLRIALLGGGRSWADEGSSLGPDRHARDIESLDRYAMERWEVILHFMVGSPSAAVSQDLAQLLTQAGLMKSEAGEAPSITSAGFQFLLLDTASQLWYFTLQYLKTAQSRGMGLVEILSFLFQLSFSTLGRDYSVEGMSESLLTFLQHLREFGLVFQRKRKSRRYYPTRLAISLAAGVTSSSSSLSSSSNLGSTPGTGDAGFIVVETNYRIYAYTNSELQVSLVALFSEMLYRFPNVVVAQVTRDSVQQAIANGITAQQECSTTSFSPRLTLRCCETELRVWIVWCGKMWLTG